In Arvicanthis niloticus isolate mArvNil1 chromosome 4, mArvNil1.pat.X, whole genome shotgun sequence, a single window of DNA contains:
- the LOC117706589 gene encoding glutathione S-transferase Mu 7 isoform X2: MPMILGYWDIRGLAHAIRLLLEYTDSSYEEKRYTMGDAPDYDRSQWLNEKFKLGLDFPNLPYLIDGSHRITQSNAILRYLGRKHNLCGETEEERIRVDILENQLMDNRMVLARLCYNADFEKLKPGYLEQLPGMMRLYSEFLGKRPWFAGDKITFVDFLAYDVLERNQVFEAKCLDAFPNLKDFIARFEGLKKISDYMKTSRFLPRPVFTKMATWGSK; encoded by the exons ATGCCCATGATACTGGGTTACTGGGACATCCGTGGG CTGGCCCACGCCATTCGCCTGCTCCTGGAATACACGGACTCAAGCTATGAGGAGAAGAGATACACCATGGGGGACG CTCCCGACTATGACAGAAGCCAATGGCTGAACGAGAAATTCAAGCTGGGCCTGGACTTTCCCAAT CTGCCCTACTTAATTGATGGATCACACAGGATCACCCAGAGCAATGCCATCCTGCGCTACCTTGGCCGCAAGCACAACCTGT GtggggagacagaagaggagaggattCGTGTGGACATTCTGGAGAATCAGCTTATGGACAACCGCATGGTGCTGGCAAGGCTTTGCTATAACGCTGACTTT GAGAAGCTGAAGCCAGGGTACCTGGAGCAACTGCCTGGAATGATGAGGCTTTACTCTGAGTTCCTGGGCAAGAGGCCATGGTTTGCAGGGGACAAG ATCACCTTTGTGGATTTCCTTGCTTACGATGTGCTTGAGAGGAACCAAGTGTTTGAGGCCAAGTGCCTGGATGCGTTCCCAAACCTGAAGGACTTCATAGCACGCTTTGAG GGCCTGAAGAAGATCTCCGACTACATGAAGACCAGTCGCTTCCTCCCAAGACCTGTGTTCACAAAGATGGCCACTTGGGGCAGCAAGTAG
- the LOC117706589 gene encoding glutathione S-transferase Mu 7 isoform X1: protein MNLDYKLLYSCWRESKLAHAIRLLLEYTDSSYEEKRYTMGDAPDYDRSQWLNEKFKLGLDFPNLPYLIDGSHRITQSNAILRYLGRKHNLCGETEEERIRVDILENQLMDNRMVLARLCYNADFEKLKPGYLEQLPGMMRLYSEFLGKRPWFAGDKITFVDFLAYDVLERNQVFEAKCLDAFPNLKDFIARFEGLKKISDYMKTSRFLPRPVFTKMATWGSK, encoded by the exons ATGAATCTTGATTATAAGCTTCTGTACTCATGCTGGAGAGAGTCAAAG CTGGCCCACGCCATTCGCCTGCTCCTGGAATACACGGACTCAAGCTATGAGGAGAAGAGATACACCATGGGGGACG CTCCCGACTATGACAGAAGCCAATGGCTGAACGAGAAATTCAAGCTGGGCCTGGACTTTCCCAAT CTGCCCTACTTAATTGATGGATCACACAGGATCACCCAGAGCAATGCCATCCTGCGCTACCTTGGCCGCAAGCACAACCTGT GtggggagacagaagaggagaggattCGTGTGGACATTCTGGAGAATCAGCTTATGGACAACCGCATGGTGCTGGCAAGGCTTTGCTATAACGCTGACTTT GAGAAGCTGAAGCCAGGGTACCTGGAGCAACTGCCTGGAATGATGAGGCTTTACTCTGAGTTCCTGGGCAAGAGGCCATGGTTTGCAGGGGACAAG ATCACCTTTGTGGATTTCCTTGCTTACGATGTGCTTGAGAGGAACCAAGTGTTTGAGGCCAAGTGCCTGGATGCGTTCCCAAACCTGAAGGACTTCATAGCACGCTTTGAG GGCCTGAAGAAGATCTCCGACTACATGAAGACCAGTCGCTTCCTCCCAAGACCTGTGTTCACAAAGATGGCCACTTGGGGCAGCAAGTAG